gcAGAGGCTCCTGTGGCTGCAACCTGTGCGTGACAatcagccctaaaggtccagcaatacatctgtctacagcggcagctatcagaggattgtactactttatactacaactacaactcccagcatatcctgagggctgcagactgtcagtacatgctgggagttgtagtgcctgcagctgttgtagttgggtcctatacactgaatgctttgtggcatataagaatacatagatctgtgggggctcagtgcagggacgtgaccccagaccACCAccaatagggatagggggagatgtttttgttctatccctattagtgatgttctggggtcacttccccacactgagcccccaccaatctctgtattctgatctcccacaacgcctccagtgtataatgcacctaggccCCAATtaaaagagctgcaggcactacaactcccagcatgtactgagtctacagccctcaggatatgctgggagttgtggtgcctgcagctcttgtagttgggtcctagtttaaaagtttgggctagtgtactgtagtgaccgcggggctgtgtcagtacactagacactgacccattgagaccccaatggtacacaggctctgcacactatagaagtgattagtgcagttactaatgactttttgctttcttctccatctggcacagcatcatgaagacttctgaccataactcgtctgcaggcgggcagctgggggtgactggggaagcagctgggggaaagggagagcagcaggGAGAGgcagctagggtgacaggggagaaactgaggttcagggggagaggctgagaatgtagggggggggggggggggagaggctgagggtagggggagaggctggcccccagcaggggagcagctgaggatgcaggggggccgggcggagacggggcggccaggagcaggatgggcaggaaGGCTGGTTCCcttcccccatgcagcgccgaggtccggggcaggtgttgagcttccgccACACACAGTCTggcagaggccggaagctcacagctgcagccccgcggtcctggatcttctctcctgctcggtgatgacatcacatcacgtgagctccgccgagcaggagagaagatccgggaccgcggggctgcagcttccggcctctgccagactgtgtgccggaagctcaacacctgccctgcACCCCGGAGCTGCATGgagggagggaaccagcctgcctgcccatcctgctcccggccactcccgtcaccccccccccccgggcacggACCAGGCACCCGTGtttcctgcgggtgccgcccccctaggcaccggaccacaggtgcctagtggcaaatacagccctggcCCTATAATGTTGTATTAGAGCATGTTCACACTAGACAATCTGCTTCAAATTTCAAGCCAAGCCAACGCTGCGGACTCTGGTTGACTAGGTCTCATCCGCCCTcagaattgacaggtcaattctgATGGCAGATGAGACAGGTGGAAATTCAAGCGGAGTCCACAGCACATTCTTCACATGAAATTCAGAGCAggttctgcagtgtgaacatacccttaaaccaGAATCTCATCTATGTATGTGTAATGGATAGAGGTAGCTGGGCCTGACATTGCAGCAAGGAGCCAAGTGGTCTGTAATTAAGTCAAAGCATCACCTATCACATATCCTGAGATCTGACAGTGGCCATCATGAGCCAAGAGCCTTGGGCACCACGACAGTCCAGTCTGATAATTCAGTAATATTGAAGAATGTATCTTAAAGACATATGGGAAATCCATCAACTGGACCATGCATGCAGAGAACTTCCCCATCTGTAAGACTTGGGATGGTATATGGGGATGCTTGCTATGGCATCCAGATCCTAGAGCCTCACCATAATCTGTTCTTTGCCGAGTTTCAGATCTGTTGTGTGCCGCTCTTTCTGCCCTTCAACTGGGTCCAGgttgtttactccatctgctaACATCTGTACGACCTTTCCTCCATGAGTCGGTAGGTCTACACCACTGAAGAGGGGCTTCAATTCCTCATGGGTGTTAATGAGCCTTTAATGACAGACACGGACAATCACAGAAGAGAATTCATGTCAgtatcagaagaaataagattCAGAATACAAGTTATGAAGTCCATAAACTTATACCGAGAACTGAAAGGTGCAAGAATAAACCAGTAACTCCAAGGAAAGTCACAAACTAGTCAGGTACTTCCCATTAGTGGAGACAATTAGAGATTAGAGAATTTACAGTGCAAAGTGAATTGCTTCATTAGCTGTGTAATCTGCTCACCCTGCTGCTTTTGAAGTACATGTCGCTCcatcctgggtgcctggaaaagctggatccattcagcttttccaggcacccaggacaaagcagcacagacttcaaaggcagcaggatgatgagcagattgcagagctaaggctgggttcatactgcattttgttgcaaaaactgatggaaaagtgTATGCATATGTGCGCAtcagttttgatttgtttttccattgacttccatgcttttttttttttttaaagtggaagtcagtggaaaaacagatgcacacggtTGCAttactttttgcaaaaaattggattgcaaaattgcagtgtgaaccgagcccaaGCGATTAGCTTTGTTTGTAATGTAATTTTGCTAATCTCTACATACAACCCTAACACAATTGAACACCAACATTGCCCCACCCGTAAGTCCAAAACAACAAGTACAAAGCATCTATCAAGTTTGATGTGGCACCAAAACCCCTATAAGAGTTGCAGGGCTCTATATGTATATGCCCCACTACAGGAATggccgctgtcccccttatagatgccccccatgttgtcccctatgttgcccccctatagatggccccctcttcccctttattgtccccttatagatggccccttttcccccctttattgtccccttatagatgttcccctctcccccaatgttgtacgtttatttccccctctccccctatgttctccccttatagatggcctgctctccccctatggtgtccccccttatagatggccccccccctcccttatagatgcccccttctcttctcccccccttccttatagatgcccccttctcttccccccttccttacacacacaaaaaaatggtaATCTGTAAAAACTAAggcaggcaatttttttttttcaggcaaatTATGTTTCAAAAATACACTTGGAAACTAAACTTGAAATGCATTGTGCCTGTTGCAAATGGCCACTGCAAAGTTTTCCATCTCCTTTCAATTTGGCAAGTGGAAAGGAAAGTTTGCTGGCCATTTCTACTAACATAATAAGTGAATTCTTGTTGAGACGGCAGCATGCAATTTAAGGCCCGTATGGTTTGAATTAGTAAACAGTCACACACCTGTTTCTAGCACCGTTATTCTAAAGACTTGTGAAGGGAAACAAGTGCTGGTAAAGAAGGAAAGAATAGTATAAGGGGGTACTCACATGGGCCTGTTTGGTGGTATTTTTTGACACAATTATAGCAAAATTGCTCTTTTACATGGTCAGGAGGTAAAGCAGTTGGCGTCACACAGAATAGAAAGACATGGCATTTTGTAGCAAAATGATATTACTTTCTGTGGTAGGAAAACCACATTAATGGGATGTTCCAACATTAAAGTTTCAACCTAAcactcccccgtcgagcctttttcctgtcacccagtctaatgcgcggctgccgtctgatgccgcgtcctagccctgGCAGCGCGCATatcagagttctgtgtgggcctgtggccgcgacttccgacACACGTCTCTGTGCTGGAAGTCGcggcacaagcccacacagaactctatgatacacgcgctgccggggctaggacgcggcatcagacggcagccgcgcatcagacagggggtgacaggagcgctgtggaccggtcccgtgctcctcctggcccagtgactccttttccctatggttggggaaaggagtctccgggtcgggaggagcacgggaccggcccccggctacagcacccgagaggcatgctcagccgccgggtgctgcaggatatgtaagctccaggggcTCGCGTCACGGGCCTCCTGATGCgacggggccccgtagcagccgctacggcggtagttccaccAGTgaccagttgttgcagaactacaggctccccatccctattaggcttaaaggggtactcagtcaGAGGGAGCTGCCACAATacaggacccaccgctggaaccagggaggcaaGTGGacatcgttgccctcagccacctcctccctgatcggatttaaaaaaaaaaaaaaaaaaaaaaaaaaaaaaaaaaaaaaaagccccccccccacctccaccagagtaccccttcaaccACAACTTCTACCTCCTATGTAGAACGTTTATGGTTTCCTGCTCTTTCTACCACCTGGCCAAACCCAAGAGAAGTTTTGTAAAGCTGTAGTGAGTTAGTGGTTGAACTGAGATAGCAGAGCCCAGAATAGCATATAGCTCATTACCTTATAGGCAATGGAGCCATATGATAATAGATAATCTTAGCTCTGTTACATCTGTACATAGGATCAATACACAAATCATTGTCCTAATTCAACAAACCCAAACCATCCACTCAGTAAAGGAAAGTACCTGGTCACAGCCGTACATCCAATGTCCATTTTCTCATCTACTGCTTTGGTCATGACTGGAGCCAGCAAAGCCTTCTCAGCATCTGATAGAGCCATGATGTTATGTAATGTCTTTACTTCTACTCAATCTGCACTGATTCCCCCAGACTCTATCAGCCCCTTTATATAGGGTGTAATGACAGCtgattgggtcatgtgaccagagcACCTGGAATCATACATCTCCCCCCATAATCCGGCCTGGCTGACATCTCCTAGGTGGGGAGTGAGGATATAGCCACTATATTCACAAACACATATTCAATATGATAGCCATGTCTGCCAGTGGTGGGTAAAGGGGCTTGActaattttattgaaaaaaaatctaaatatcagACAATCATgagaaggctatgttcccacacagtatttttgctccatattttggtcagtattttgcaaccaaaaccaggagtggattgaaaatactgaaaggttatgttcacacactgctgaaatttagtggatggccgccatttaatggccgtACTttcaaataacatccgttgttttaaaaatattgataattacaacagtgtgtgaacgtaacctttctgtgtttttggttgaaaaatagtgGGTTCACCCTACGTTTTTCCATTccattttttttcacctgtttttgAAAAAATACAAAGGTACtttaccttatttttgtgtacattaaaaatacagatgcgttttgatccgtctttttttataatggaggtcaatggatCAAAACACATGCAAACAAATGTAttcgtttttccatccgttttttgcaaaaatggataaaaaagacggattgcaaaaacatagggggagatttatcaaacatggtgtaaagtgaaactggctcagttgcccctaggaaccaatcagattccacctttcattttccaaagattctgtgaggaatgaaaggtggaatctgattggtttctaggggcaactgagccagtgtcactttactccatgtttgctgaatctcccccatggtctaaTACAGTCCATGGTCATTCTTATACTGGGTGACTGTGGAACCTCCTCTTTAGTACAAGGCACACAGGGCTAttccacataaggaaaaaaaattctgttaaaagtacattaagggtgcgttcacatgtaacggatccgtGCCCTGCACGCCCTttaggcagacaaactcacagcaggatgtacatgttggctggatcccccaatcccctgagtgaatcaccatctctgaccggccagaagcagctgctgcactgatttcgctGATTATGCAGAAGTGTGAAGTGAaatttgggctgtgttcacacaagttAGAGTTCATTGCagaactgcagcgtattcacaaaaatgatgcagcaacacaagtaaatgatgccaaACGGGAGAGGGaatcagagccagcactgccaattcgacctggagaaaaaacgaggcataaacagtatatcccatgtaagataatattagataaactccttattgtggggctcaacttcaaagataaaagatgcttgatcataatatgtacgtggaaatgggaaaaaaattaaattcaaaaagtttttttcactttattccaatatcaatgttacagttagagaatacagcgtgctgtgtggtgttacaggtagagaatacagtgctgtgtggtgttacaggtagagaatacagcgtgctgtgtggtgttacaggtagagaatacagcgtgctgtgtggtgttacaggtagagaatacagcgtgctgtgtggtgttacaggtagagaatacagcgtgctgtgtggtgttacaggtagagaatacagtgtgctgtgtggtgttacagctagagaatacagtgtgctgtgtggtgttacaggtagagagtacagtgtgctgtgtggtgttacaggtagagaatacagcgtgctgtgtggtgttacaggtagagaatacagtgtgctgtgtggtgttacaggtagagaatacagcgtgctgtgtggtgttacaggtagagaatacagtgtgctgtgtggtgttacaggtagtaactgggttggtgggaccacaatgaaattataaagtactgcaaataattcagtcatggtgcgtttacacagagagatttatctgacagatttttttttaagccaaagccaggatcagactataaacagggaacaggtcataaaggaaatactgagatttctcatcttttcaaatccattcctggctttggctttcaaaatctgtcagataaatctctctgtgtaaacgtatcataagggcccttttacacagaaagattatctgacagattatctgccaaagatttgaagccaaagcaaggaatggaattgaaaataggagaaatctcaggctttcctttatgacctgatctctgtttatagtctgttcctggttttggcttcaaatctttggcagataatctgtcagataatctttctgtgtaaaagggccctaacacaatgaaactgcaatgtgtgaacatagcctagatgttctgcaacagatttgggcggggaatggacagggtagaggactgtgatgaacagcagaggaaaagcattgcattctggaaccagtactgcattctgggaactgctcaaccaggaagtacagaaacacaaaacagaacaacccccccccccccccccccccaaacaaatggattttggtagtttcaaaactggtatAGATAAGTAATgctgtatgcttctgcagaagtttcatttttttaacctctacctggagttccaatTTAATGTAATCGATCACTGTCAATAAACAAAGGCCGTTCTCTATTGCAGTGTATGAACGtggccttaaaaaaaataaaaaagatgcgtttttctttttttttttcgcgtacacaaaaacgtgtttGACCACATTATTGTGTACGATAAaagtaaggctgagttcacacagtttttttgcaatccatttttgcatttgtgtgtatccattttgatccgtttttccattgacttctaaaaaaaacaaaaaaacgtcaAAATGCATCCTGTttttaggctacaaacacacttgccggatccgggggctgcaggggaccgTGCGGCTGGGGCTGGGGGatatcgtgcggtcgggggctgcggggggcgatcagtgctgctgagggggcaatcgggcagcaggggggcggccagactatacattaccgggtccccgctcctgccccgaagcaagcaggagcggggactctGTAATGTATAATccccggcggccggggggttaatggggcgggctgcagacaaaatcgcagcagggatgtacatctctgctgcgattttgtctgccattgaaagaatagggctgggatccgcagcatacaaaaaaacaaaaaaaaaacatggttgagcacattttttttgtgtacattaaaaaaaactgatgttttgatatgtttatttataatagaaataaacgcacacaaatgcatcagtttttgcatctgttttttgtaaACACAGTGGCTATATCCTGACTCCAGACCTAGGAGATGTCGGACAGGCCGGGTTATGGG
This sequence is a window from Dendropsophus ebraccatus isolate aDenEbr1 chromosome 15, aDenEbr1.pat, whole genome shotgun sequence. Protein-coding genes within it:
- the LOC138774006 gene encoding hemoglobin heart muscle subunit alpha-type-like, which translates into the protein MALSDAEKALLAPVMTKAVDEKMDIGCTAVTRLINTHEELKPLFSGVDLPTHGGKVVQMLADGVNNLDPVEGQKERHTTDLKLGKEQIMWLLKIFLDIIKEKFSSDLNEDVQAAFDKYLNKVACILSSS